One Leishmania major strain Friedlin complete genome, chromosome 29 DNA segment encodes these proteins:
- a CDS encoding conserved hypothetical protein (previous protein_id=AAZ09667.1) has product MQAAAPATSLPAGAGALPLTLHVTPRVDRATIYQNKSLQRRCAPLSFSTPVNEVQVMVPMPKKCDGQRGFDRDSVQVDFGASFDGKVILAGVLVDEVERHCLRSDGTVAVEATRVAEVASASDSDADGERAGDTSSANARRKLESQLRAVAQKLQLNEIAQAEAAAVRDYTVDLVTSAVEPCKAAPLMCTAALHDPEMWGAHLDALENATREHAKAKRELLRAKAALEAEKSELEMKLCVANGGQSPRGGRSDEAGTTVDVVVLTLKVLNPVPAGPEAAVYVSYMVPSGRWNAAYEAHLNTVTNEVVLYYNAEVVLNYGDDLKDVSLTLSSAVPRRNAALPPNMTIWRCGVVQPSPPTPQLMMSPNAAMADCADDEACFTLVERAPVRCAAPMIKRAMAQVEQAGTGAIMNFSIPNLQTVMANGKTTRLPLAELRMPAAISYTSVPEKSLAAFTHAKIKNTSDFLLLPGEVAVFLDGNYVLRSQIDKQCASGTKLDMYFGADPSVEVTRVLLRQANKVRSSYLKGKTSQVKTYAYRITIRNKKRATGSVDGAVRIKLVEHIPISSEELLQVRLVSPAKPHEDVCIYDDEEDRVEQERRKSRLLDNEGIVEIERRVRAGESVELVFAFEVEAPSNATIYGL; this is encoded by the coding sequence ATGCaggccgccgcccccgcaACCTCTCTTcctgccggcgccggtgcactgccgctgacgctgcacGTGACGCCGCGCGTGGATCGGGCGACCATATACCAGAACaagtcgctgcagcgccggtgcgcgccgctgtcgttcAGCACACCAGTGAACGAGGTGCAGGTAATGGTGCCGATGCCAAAGAAATGCGACGGGCAGCGCGGGTTTGACCGCGACTCGGTGCAGGTGGATTTCGGGGCTTCGTTTGACGGCAAAGTCATCCTCGCCGGCGTGCTGGTGGATGAGGTGGAACGCCACTGCTTGCGCAGCGACGGGACGGTGGCAGTGGAGGCGACGCGGGTTGCGGAGGTGGCGAGTGCCAGCGACTCAGACGCGGACGGCGAAAGGGCAGGCGACACGTCATCGGCGAATGCGCGCCGCAAGTTGgagtcgcagctgcgtgcggtggcgcagAAGCTTCAACTCAATGAAATTGCGCAAGCtgaggctgccgctgtgcgcgATTACACTGTGGATCTTGTAACGAGTGCGGTGGAGCCGTGCAAggccgcgccgctgatgtgcaccgccgcgttGCATGACCCGGAAATGTGGGGCGCGCACCTCGACGCGTTGGAGAACGCAACGAGAGAGCACGCGAAGGCAAAgcgggagctgctgcgcgccaaGGCGGCGCTCGAGGCTGAGAAGTCGGAGCTTGAGATGAAGCTGTGCGTAGCCAACGGCGGGCAAAGCCCTCGGGGTGGCCGCAGCGATGAAGCGGGGACGACGGTGGACGTGGTGGTGCTGACACTCAAAGTTCTGAATCCCGTTCCAGCCGGACCCGAGGCGGCGGTATACGTGTCGTACATGGTTCCGAGCGGCCGGTGGAACGCCGCGTACGAGGCGCACTTGAACACGGTGACGAACGAAGTGGTGCTGTACTACAACGCCGAAGTTGTTCTGAACTACGGTGACGACTTGAAAGATGTGTCGCTGACGCTATCCTCTGCGGTTCCGCGACGGaatgctgcgctgccgccaaaCATGACCatctggcgctgcggcgtcgtgcagccgtcgccgccgacgcccCAGCTCATGATGAGCCCAAATGCCGCCATGGCCGACTGCGCGGACGATGAGGCCTGCTTTACCTTGGTGGAGAGGGCGCCTGTCCGTTGTGCTGCGCCGATGATAAAGCGTGCCATGGCGCAGGTGGAGCAGGCCGGTACCGGGGCCATCATGAACTTTTCCATACCTAACCTGCAAACCGTGATGGCGAACGGCAAGACGACGCGTCTTCCCTTGGCCGAGCTCCGGATGCCTGCGGCGATCAGCTACACGAGCGTGCCCGAAAAGTCGCTGGCCGCCTTCACACACGCCAAGATCAAGAATACGAGCGACTTCTTGTTACTGCCCGGCGAGGTAGCCGTGTTCCTGGATGGGAACTACGTGTTGCGGTCGCAAATCGACAAGCAGTGCGCATCAGGGACTAAGTTGGACATGTATTTTGGCGCTGACCCAAGTGTGGAGGTGacgcgggtgctgctgcgtcaaGCAAACAAGGTGCGGAGCTCGTACTTGAAGGGAAAAACGAGCCAGGTGAAGACGTACGCGTACAGGATTACGATTCGTAACAAGAAACGGGCCACCGGCTCCGTAGACGGCGCCGTGCGCATCAAACTTGTGGAGCACATTCCGATCAGCAGTGAAGAGCTACTGCAGGTGCGGCTCGTTTCGCCAGCAAAGCCACACGAAGACGTCTGCATCTacgacgatgaggaggacAGGGTGGAACAGGAACGGCGCAAGTCACGGCTGCTCGACAACGAAGGTATTGTGGAGATCGAGCGCAGGGTGCGTGCTGGCGAGAGCGTTGAGCTGGTTTTCGCGTTCGAGGTGGAGGCACCGAGCAACGCCACCATATACGGGCTGTGA